Proteins encoded within one genomic window of Amycolatopsis sp. 2-15:
- a CDS encoding nitroreductase family deazaflavin-dependent oxidoreductase, translated as MPPSLLRAKARYSPLIEKSGGQEGTDNQGKPVVVLTSVGAKTGKLRKSPLMRVEHNGEYAVVASLGGAPKNPVWYYNVVANPHVELQDGPVKKDYEAREVHDAEYATWFDRAVEVWPDYADYQTKTTRKMPIFVLSPIEA; from the coding sequence TTGCCGCCGTCACTTCTGCGCGCCAAAGCAAGGTATAGTCCGCTCATCGAGAAGTCCGGTGGCCAAGAGGGCACGGACAACCAGGGCAAGCCCGTCGTCGTGCTGACCTCAGTGGGCGCCAAGACCGGGAAGCTCCGCAAGAGCCCGCTGATGCGCGTCGAGCACAACGGCGAGTACGCCGTGGTCGCGTCGCTCGGCGGCGCGCCGAAGAACCCGGTCTGGTACTACAACGTCGTCGCCAACCCCCACGTCGAACTCCAGGACGGCCCCGTCAAGAAGGACTACGAGGCCCGCGAAGTCCACGACGCCGAGTACGCCACCTGGTTCGACCGCGCCGTCGAGGTGTGGCCCGACTACGCCGACTACCAGACCAAGACCACCCGCAAGATGCCGATCTTCGTCCTCAGCCCGATCGAGGCCTGA
- a CDS encoding TetR/AcrR family transcriptional regulator, whose amino-acid sequence MEPIAIPLGGPREERADAARNRAHLIEVARAMVDELGADKVTMDGLAERAGLGKGTVFRRFGTRAGIFLALLDVEETAFQERVLNGPPPLGPGAPAVDRLVAFGHARMEFLVERTVLARAALDPAQPIPVSASPSLFHVQMLLREACPDVPAIPALALQLTAALEGPLLLYLRASDGTAPVAMPRDLAAGWKTLVERVCG is encoded by the coding sequence GTGGAACCCATCGCGATCCCCCTGGGCGGCCCGCGCGAGGAGCGCGCCGACGCGGCCCGTAACCGCGCGCACCTGATCGAGGTCGCGCGCGCGATGGTCGACGAGCTCGGCGCCGACAAGGTCACGATGGACGGCCTCGCCGAGCGCGCCGGCCTGGGCAAGGGCACCGTCTTCCGTCGTTTCGGCACGCGCGCCGGCATCTTCCTCGCGCTGCTCGACGTGGAGGAGACGGCGTTCCAGGAGCGCGTCCTCAACGGCCCGCCGCCGCTGGGCCCGGGCGCGCCGGCCGTGGACCGCCTCGTCGCGTTCGGCCACGCGCGCATGGAGTTCCTCGTCGAACGCACGGTGCTGGCCCGCGCGGCGCTCGACCCGGCCCAGCCCATCCCGGTCTCGGCGAGCCCGTCGCTGTTCCACGTGCAGATGCTGCTGCGCGAGGCCTGCCCCGACGTCCCGGCGATCCCCGCGCTGGCCCTGCAGCTGACGGCCGCGCTCGAAGGCCCGCTCCTGCTCTACTTGCGCGCCTCCGACGGCACCGCCCCCGTCGCCATGCCGCGGGATCTCGCCGCCGGCTGGAAAACCCTGGTCGAACGCGTCTGCGGCTGA
- a CDS encoding GAF and ANTAR domain-containing protein — MSEELDELTEAMRGLTRALEDDEQGTALFEVICAEAVRAVPGADMASVTVLRSGKGETAATTDPRATQVDAAQYAAGEGPCLQAADTGEIVRLSLPAADHRWPEFTDVTKELGLGSYLAAPLRVDEDLAGALNLFGFGDHGFRELDSQLLKVYLTMVAFGLRTNHRYHAARGRAEQLDHAMQSRSVIEQAKGMLMAIHRINADEAMHRLITESQTTNTKLRDIAVRFVATVSDR, encoded by the coding sequence ATGTCGGAAGAGCTCGACGAGCTCACCGAGGCCATGCGTGGCCTCACTCGCGCCCTCGAGGACGACGAGCAGGGCACCGCGCTGTTCGAAGTGATCTGCGCCGAAGCCGTGCGCGCCGTCCCGGGCGCCGACATGGCGAGCGTGACCGTGCTCCGCTCGGGCAAGGGCGAGACCGCCGCGACCACCGACCCGCGCGCCACTCAGGTCGACGCCGCGCAGTACGCCGCCGGCGAGGGCCCCTGCCTGCAGGCCGCCGACACGGGCGAGATCGTGCGCCTGTCGCTGCCCGCCGCGGACCACCGCTGGCCCGAGTTCACCGACGTCACCAAGGAACTCGGCCTCGGCAGCTACCTGGCCGCGCCCCTGCGCGTCGACGAGGACCTCGCCGGCGCGCTCAACCTCTTCGGCTTCGGCGACCACGGCTTCCGCGAGCTCGACAGCCAGCTGCTCAAGGTCTACCTCACCATGGTCGCCTTCGGCCTCCGCACGAACCACCGCTACCACGCCGCCCGCGGCCGCGCCGAACAACTCGACCACGCGATGCAGTCGCGCAGCGTGATCGAGCAGGCCAAGGGCATGCTCATGGCCATCCACCGCATCAACGCGGACGAAGCCATGCACCGCCTCATCACCGAATCGCAGACGACCAATACCAAACTCCGCGACATCGCCGTGCGTTTCGTGGCGACGGTTTCCGACCGCTGA
- a CDS encoding glutamine amidotransferase-related protein: MAFEDLGVLEPLLLARGYTVDYLEAGVDPITPERLSAPDVVVVLGGPIGVGDTALYAFLSDELTAIAARLFLRRPTLGICLGAQLIAAALGAAVTPTGKKEIGYSRLALTPTGRDSILSPLDGVPVLHWHGDQFAIPAGSVTLAETPGFPPPGVQPRPGHPRPPVPPRSRPHAPRTLAHRPHCRTGHRGRRPPHPPRRRHHPRPHPRPRGAHRLHGVARRSRRGARRSRVTR; encoded by the coding sequence GTGGCTTTCGAGGACCTCGGCGTTCTCGAGCCGCTGCTGCTCGCCCGCGGCTACACCGTCGACTACCTCGAAGCCGGCGTCGACCCGATCACGCCGGAGCGGCTGTCCGCCCCGGACGTCGTGGTCGTCCTCGGCGGCCCGATCGGCGTCGGCGACACCGCGTTGTACGCCTTCCTGTCGGACGAACTCACCGCGATCGCCGCGCGGCTTTTTCTGAGGCGCCCCACCCTGGGCATTTGCCTCGGCGCCCAGCTCATCGCCGCCGCCCTCGGCGCCGCCGTCACCCCGACCGGCAAGAAGGAAATCGGCTACTCGCGGCTGGCCTTGACCCCCACCGGCCGCGACTCGATTCTGTCCCCTTTGGACGGCGTCCCCGTCCTCCACTGGCACGGCGATCAGTTCGCCATCCCCGCCGGCTCGGTGACGCTGGCCGAAACCCCGGGCTTCCCCCCACCAGGCGTTCAGCCCCGCCCCGGGCACCCTCGCCCTCCAGTTCCACCTCGAAGCCGACCACACGCGCCTCGAACCCTGGCTCATCGGCCACACTGCCGAACTGGTCACCGCGGGCGTCGACCCCCGCACCCTCCGCGTCGACGCCATCACCCACGGCCCCACCCTCGCCCCCGCGGCGCACACCGTCTTCACGGCGTGGCTCGACGAAGCCGAAGAGGTGCTCGCCGGTCCCGCGTGACCAGGTAA
- a CDS encoding helix-turn-helix domain-containing protein: MRTLRMLRQERGWTLDELARRTGLTKSYLSKVERGNSTPSIAVAIGLAEALGVDVTQLFGDAQDSANLEVRRVGTAADPTVPDSGSSFVHLAGGVVGKQMLPFLIYPPADEVECLYRAHSGDELILVRSGEIEMRFPDRTERLAAGDSVYFRGGIPHYVKSISPEPAEVLLVIAAPEEQA, encoded by the coding sequence GTGAGGACCCTCCGGATGCTGCGCCAGGAACGCGGCTGGACGCTCGACGAGCTCGCCCGCCGGACGGGCCTCACCAAGTCGTATCTGTCCAAAGTGGAGCGAGGCAACAGCACGCCCTCCATCGCCGTCGCGATCGGCCTCGCGGAGGCCTTGGGCGTCGACGTCACCCAGCTCTTCGGCGACGCGCAGGACAGCGCCAACCTCGAAGTCCGCCGCGTCGGCACCGCCGCGGACCCGACCGTGCCCGACTCCGGTTCGAGCTTCGTGCACCTCGCCGGCGGCGTGGTCGGCAAGCAGATGCTGCCGTTCCTCATCTATCCGCCGGCCGACGAGGTCGAGTGCCTCTACCGCGCGCACTCCGGTGACGAGCTCATCCTCGTGCGCTCCGGCGAGATCGAGATGCGTTTCCCGGACCGCACGGAACGCCTGGCCGCGGGCGACTCGGTGTACTTCCGCGGCGGGATTCCCCACTACGTCAAGTCGATCAGCCCTGAGCCCGCCGAGGTGCTCTTGGTGATCGCGGCCCCGGAGGAGCAAGCGTGA
- a CDS encoding amidase family protein encodes MDPFVRHLILQGQQLDHVRVKKTELVRTEMWTKLSAVFANYDLLMCPTQAVPALAANHQNDDKSFTINGKPVDAYLAWALTYPFNLLSQLPVLTVPSGVSSSGVPTGLQIVGKPYHDEAVFSAAKTFEAVAPWAQRHPNL; translated from the coding sequence ATGGACCCGTTCGTGCGCCACCTCATCCTGCAGGGCCAGCAGCTCGACCACGTGCGGGTCAAGAAGACGGAGCTCGTGCGCACGGAGATGTGGACGAAGCTGTCGGCCGTCTTCGCGAACTACGACCTGCTGATGTGCCCGACGCAGGCCGTGCCCGCACTGGCCGCGAACCACCAGAACGACGACAAGTCCTTCACCATCAACGGAAAGCCGGTCGACGCCTACCTCGCGTGGGCACTGACCTACCCGTTCAACCTGCTGAGCCAGCTCCCGGTGCTCACCGTGCCGTCGGGCGTCAGCTCGTCGGGCGTACCGACGGGGCTGCAGATCGTCGGCAAGCCGTACCACGACGAGGCGGTGTTCTCGGCGGCGAAGACGTTCGAAGCCGTCGCGCCGTGGGCGCAGCGGCACCCGAACCTTTAG
- a CDS encoding WxL protein peptidoglycan domain-containing protein, producing the protein MRSTLTRALAAVLLAAGFAATTAMPAAAQDTSSQDTASQDTVPWAVSTAANEFGADRVNYSYTAEAGEQVHDGLKVVNNGPAPLELAVYTADAFTRPDGQVDLLARDKKSVGVGAWARAASDHLKLGPGESADVPLTIAVPAGTKAGDFLGGIVTSVQQGTVERRLGIRIRLRVGGDLAPALSVEDAHVDYSGTANPFGTGDATLSYTLHNTGNAIAAARQSASVASLFGAWTAPAAAIPDSPQLLPGETWHVSVPVHGVVPGVRVSADVSLTPLLTDASGSVAPLAVVTGSAGGWAIPWTLLVVLVLLVLVVVFVVRRLRKRRADSAGASPAERPSAESEPAAAGTAESETVEPETAVSETAVSETAVS; encoded by the coding sequence ATGCGTTCCACGCTCACCCGCGCGCTCGCCGCGGTGCTGCTCGCCGCCGGGTTCGCCGCCACCACGGCGATGCCCGCCGCCGCCCAGGACACCAGTTCCCAGGACACCGCTTCTCAAGACACCGTGCCCTGGGCCGTCAGCACCGCGGCCAACGAGTTCGGCGCCGACCGCGTCAACTACAGCTACACCGCCGAGGCCGGGGAGCAGGTGCACGACGGCCTCAAGGTCGTCAACAACGGCCCCGCGCCGCTGGAGCTGGCCGTGTACACCGCGGACGCGTTCACCCGGCCGGATGGGCAGGTCGACCTCCTCGCGCGCGACAAGAAGTCGGTCGGCGTCGGCGCGTGGGCGCGCGCGGCGAGCGACCACCTGAAGCTCGGGCCCGGCGAATCGGCCGACGTGCCTTTAACCATCGCCGTTCCTGCCGGCACCAAGGCCGGTGACTTCCTGGGCGGCATCGTGACGTCGGTGCAGCAGGGCACCGTCGAGCGCCGCCTCGGCATCCGGATCCGCCTGCGCGTGGGCGGTGACCTGGCTCCCGCGTTGTCCGTGGAGGACGCGCACGTCGACTACTCGGGGACGGCGAACCCGTTCGGCACGGGCGACGCCACGCTGTCCTACACCCTGCACAACACCGGCAACGCCATCGCCGCCGCCCGTCAGAGCGCGTCGGTCGCCAGTCTGTTCGGTGCCTGGACCGCCCCGGCCGCCGCGATCCCGGACTCGCCGCAGCTGCTGCCGGGGGAGACGTGGCACGTTTCGGTGCCCGTTCACGGTGTGGTTCCGGGGGTGCGCGTGTCCGCTGACGTTTCGCTGACGCCGTTGCTCACCGACGCGTCCGGCTCCGTCGCGCCGCTCGCTGTGGTGACGGGTTCGGCTGGTGGCTGGGCGATCCCGTGGACGTTGCTGGTCGTGCTGGTTTTGCTGGTGCTCGTTGTCGTTTTCGTGGTTCGGCGGCTCCGGAAGCGCCGGGCGGACTCAGCGGGGGCAAGCCCGGCTGAGCGCCCCTCCGCCGAATCCGAGCCCGCGGCGGCCGGAACTGCCGAGTCTGAAACCGTCGAGCCCGAAACCGCTGTGTCTGAAACCGCTGTGTCTGAAACCGCTGTGTCCTAA
- a CDS encoding purple acid phosphatase family protein — translation MKPSRSGRNLAFGIATVGVSLALAFGNGSATAATWTPTPPVKANTIVLGVGAQESQRVLSWYTSTNTDQRVELVPTNWLNHGKFPTNAKKFAAVIGSNSVNGGFNAHATLDGLQQNTAYSYRIGNSDGWSPTYSFKTQSFKGDFDFLFYGDPQIGSSGDLAKDGAGWADTLNVSLAANPKAELLVSGGDQVESANTEADWDAFLGSDKLRQYPWAATIGNHDVGGKSYEQHFWTPNTDRSTPFYNGSQNTNSGGDYWYTYKGVLFIDLNSNAYANGADEAHIAYVTDVIKKHGKDAKYTVLVYHHSIYSPASHANDGDNQLRRKDFPTAFSNLGVDLVLQGHDHSYSRSYVLKNGQKANPAEQPGATSVVQGPGGVVYVTANSASGSKYYDLTDPDVTKDPNYGPDPLNPTNHYANSVENQEHVRTYVKVEVRDDKLMVENVRSGTCAAPNAAVERGNDKWCGPDEGASPAGKVGSLVDQVVIHTKGDNGHGNDGHNGGGSSNGGHGNDGHGHDDHDGPCWVSQTLGKLGSTLTALS, via the coding sequence ATGAAACCTTCCAGATCCGGGCGGAACCTCGCCTTCGGTATCGCGACCGTGGGCGTGAGCCTCGCGCTGGCGTTCGGCAACGGTTCGGCGACCGCTGCCACGTGGACGCCCACCCCGCCGGTCAAGGCCAACACCATCGTTCTCGGTGTCGGCGCCCAGGAATCGCAGCGCGTGCTGTCCTGGTACACCAGCACGAACACCGACCAGCGGGTCGAGCTCGTGCCGACCAACTGGCTCAACCACGGCAAGTTCCCCACCAACGCCAAGAAGTTCGCGGCGGTCATCGGCAGCAACTCGGTCAACGGTGGCTTCAACGCGCACGCCACCCTCGACGGCTTGCAGCAGAACACGGCGTACTCGTACCGCATCGGCAACAGCGACGGCTGGTCGCCGACGTACTCCTTCAAGACGCAGTCCTTCAAGGGCGACTTCGACTTCCTGTTCTACGGTGACCCGCAGATCGGTTCGTCGGGTGACCTCGCGAAGGACGGGGCCGGCTGGGCCGACACCCTGAACGTGTCGCTGGCCGCCAACCCGAAGGCCGAGCTCCTCGTGTCGGGTGGCGACCAGGTCGAGAGCGCCAACACCGAGGCGGACTGGGACGCGTTCCTGGGTTCCGACAAGCTGCGCCAGTACCCGTGGGCCGCCACGATCGGTAACCACGACGTGGGTGGCAAGTCCTACGAGCAGCACTTCTGGACGCCGAACACCGACCGTTCGACGCCCTTCTACAACGGCTCGCAGAACACCAACTCCGGTGGCGACTACTGGTACACCTACAAGGGTGTGCTGTTCATCGACCTGAACAGCAACGCCTACGCCAACGGCGCGGACGAGGCGCACATCGCCTACGTCACCGACGTGATCAAGAAGCACGGCAAGGACGCCAAGTACACGGTGCTCGTGTACCACCACTCCATCTACTCGCCGGCTTCGCACGCCAACGACGGCGACAACCAGCTGCGCCGCAAGGACTTCCCGACGGCGTTCTCGAACCTGGGTGTCGACCTGGTCCTGCAGGGTCACGACCACAGCTACTCGCGTAGCTACGTGCTCAAGAACGGCCAGAAGGCCAACCCGGCCGAGCAGCCCGGCGCCACCTCGGTGGTCCAGGGCCCGGGTGGCGTCGTCTACGTGACGGCGAACTCCGCCTCGGGGTCGAAGTACTACGACCTGACCGACCCGGACGTCACGAAGGACCCGAACTACGGTCCCGACCCGCTGAACCCGACCAACCACTACGCCAACTCCGTCGAGAACCAGGAGCACGTGCGCACCTATGTCAAGGTCGAGGTGCGGGACGACAAGCTGATGGTCGAGAACGTCCGCAGTGGCACCTGTGCCGCTCCGAACGCCGCCGTCGAGCGCGGCAACGACAAGTGGTGCGGCCCGGACGAGGGCGCTTCGCCCGCGGGCAAGGTCGGTTCCCTGGTCGACCAGGTCGTCATCCACACCAAGGGTGACAACGGCCACGGCAACGACGGCCACAACGGCGGTGGCAGCAGCAACGGTGGCCACGGCAATGACGGTCACGGTCACGACGACCACGACGGGCCGTGCTGGGTCAGCCAGACCCTCGGCAAGCTCGGCTCCACGCTCACCGCGTTGAGCTGA
- a CDS encoding HupE/UreJ family protein, which produces MTSPGSGQVRAELGLEYDLLVVSVADAEHDDPLFQQGTAAFDAQDSAAQAKALEGHSAAVIKYVTDRFHVSTESPCVPTKDGGFRMEQREGVPYALLDLDYRCEGADAHEVRSALFPDTEGYVRDTKTVVTYDLDLTSGSAALDAHQPSFSTQQSFGERFWEFFRLGAEHLLTGLDHILFLLALIAGSRRLREIVLAATTFTLAHSVTFVLAALGLVTVPANIIEPLIALSIAVVAAWPLWRLWRRKVNGIDDELLGDGHFSLDRAGWTRLAVVFCFGLCHGLGFASALGIDTAWSWTLLWSLLVFNVGIETVQLAIIAIVFPLLVLIRRKANFAPQWTTGVIAAAVSVMGLTWFVQRIAEG; this is translated from the coding sequence GTGACGTCACCCGGGTCCGGGCAAGTGCGTGCGGAGCTGGGGCTCGAGTACGACCTGCTGGTGGTTTCCGTCGCCGACGCCGAGCACGACGACCCGCTGTTCCAGCAGGGCACTGCTGCATTCGACGCACAAGATTCGGCCGCGCAGGCGAAAGCGCTGGAAGGCCACTCGGCCGCGGTGATCAAGTACGTGACGGACCGCTTCCACGTGAGCACGGAAAGTCCCTGCGTGCCAACGAAAGACGGCGGCTTCCGCATGGAGCAGCGGGAAGGCGTGCCCTACGCGCTGCTCGACCTCGACTACCGCTGCGAGGGCGCCGACGCCCATGAGGTGCGCAGCGCGCTGTTCCCTGACACCGAGGGTTACGTCCGCGACACCAAGACGGTCGTCACCTACGACCTCGACCTGACCTCGGGCAGCGCCGCCCTCGACGCGCACCAGCCGTCGTTCTCCACGCAGCAGTCGTTCGGCGAGCGGTTCTGGGAGTTCTTCCGGCTCGGCGCGGAGCATCTGCTCACTGGTCTCGACCACATCCTCTTCCTGCTCGCGCTCATCGCCGGCTCGCGGCGCCTGCGCGAGATCGTGCTGGCGGCGACCACGTTCACGCTCGCCCACTCGGTCACGTTCGTGCTGGCGGCGCTCGGTCTGGTCACGGTGCCCGCCAACATCATCGAGCCCCTCATCGCCCTGTCGATCGCGGTGGTCGCGGCCTGGCCGCTGTGGCGGCTGTGGCGGCGCAAGGTGAACGGCATCGACGACGAGCTCCTCGGCGACGGCCACTTCAGCCTCGACCGTGCCGGGTGGACCCGGCTCGCCGTGGTCTTCTGTTTCGGGCTCTGCCACGGCCTCGGGTTCGCTTCGGCGCTCGGCATCGACACGGCGTGGTCTTGGACACTCCTGTGGTCGCTGCTGGTGTTCAACGTCGGTATCGAGACGGTGCAGCTGGCGATCATCGCGATCGTTTTCCCACTTCTCGTGCTGATCCGCCGCAAGGCGAACTTCGCTCCACAGTGGACGACCGGGGTGATCGCGGCGGCCGTGTCGGTGATGGGTCTCACATGGTTTGTGCAGCGTATCGCTGAGGGCTGA